A window of Costertonia aggregata contains these coding sequences:
- the purH gene encoding bifunctional phosphoribosylaminoimidazolecarboxamide formyltransferase/IMP cyclohydrolase, protein MSSVKKATSALISVFHKDGLEPLVKKFQELGITIYSTGGTEKFIKNLGVDVIPVEDVTSYPSILGGRVKTLHPKVFGGILNRQDNEDDIAQLDEFGIPQLDIVIVDLYPFEKTVTSGASEQEIIEKIDIGGISLIRAAAKNYKDVLCVSSMEDYAEVLEMITSGNGSTSLEDRKRFATKSFNISSHYDTAIFNYFNNDKKETVLKISETKGRVLRYGENPHQKGYFFGDFEAMFSKLHGKELSYNNLLDVDAAVLLMQEFKGDAPTFAILKHNNACGLAQRKTIHEAYVDALAGDPVSAFGGILISNVEIDKATAEEIHQLFCEVVIAPRYSADALEILKGKKNRIILIQNDVALPETIVRTCLNGILVQDKDHKTDTVADLTYATDKKPSERELEDLIFASKLCKHTKSNTIVLAKNKQLCASGTGQTSRVDALNQAIHKANSFKFDLNGAVMASDAFFPFPDCVEIADKAGITSVIQPGGSIKDQLSIDYCNENGIAMVMTGTRHFKH, encoded by the coding sequence ATGAGCAGCGTCAAAAAAGCAACCTCGGCCTTAATTTCGGTATTTCACAAAGATGGATTAGAACCCTTGGTCAAAAAATTTCAAGAGCTTGGTATTACCATTTATTCCACGGGCGGCACCGAAAAATTTATAAAAAACTTAGGGGTTGACGTTATTCCCGTAGAGGATGTGACTAGCTATCCGTCAATTCTAGGTGGGCGTGTAAAAACATTACATCCAAAGGTTTTTGGGGGTATTTTAAATCGCCAGGACAATGAGGATGATATAGCACAGCTAGATGAGTTTGGGATTCCCCAATTGGATATTGTAATCGTTGACCTATATCCATTCGAGAAAACGGTTACCAGCGGTGCATCTGAACAAGAAATCATCGAAAAAATTGATATCGGGGGAATATCGCTCATCCGCGCCGCCGCCAAAAACTACAAAGACGTACTTTGTGTATCGTCAATGGAGGATTATGCAGAAGTTCTGGAGATGATTACATCTGGAAACGGGAGTACCAGCTTGGAAGATAGAAAACGCTTTGCCACAAAGTCCTTCAACATCTCTTCTCACTACGATACCGCCATTTTTAATTATTTTAACAACGATAAAAAAGAGACGGTTTTAAAAATAAGTGAAACCAAGGGACGGGTTCTCAGGTACGGTGAAAACCCACACCAAAAAGGATATTTCTTTGGGGATTTCGAAGCAATGTTCTCTAAACTTCATGGCAAAGAGCTTTCTTACAATAATCTATTGGATGTTGATGCCGCCGTACTATTGATGCAGGAATTTAAAGGCGATGCACCTACTTTTGCCATTCTTAAACACAACAACGCCTGTGGGTTGGCGCAACGCAAAACGATTCACGAAGCATATGTAGATGCCTTGGCGGGTGACCCGGTTTCCGCTTTTGGGGGCATTTTGATAAGCAATGTAGAAATCGATAAAGCAACGGCAGAAGAAATTCACCAACTGTTCTGTGAGGTCGTCATCGCCCCAAGATATTCCGCTGATGCCTTGGAGATATTGAAAGGGAAGAAAAATAGAATCATTCTGATACAGAACGATGTGGCCTTACCGGAAACTATTGTAAGGACTTGCTTGAACGGTATTTTGGTGCAGGATAAAGACCACAAGACCGACACTGTTGCCGACTTGACCTATGCGACGGACAAAAAGCCATCGGAACGTGAACTTGAGGACCTTATTTTTGCTTCCAAACTATGCAAGCACACAAAATCAAATACCATTGTTTTGGCAAAAAACAAACAACTCTGCGCTAGCGGAACAGGGCAAACCTCACGTGTAGATGCGCTCAATCAAGCCATTCACAAAGCCAATTCCTTTAAGTTTGATTTGAACGGTGCCGTAATGGCCAGCGATGCTTTCTTTCCTTTTCCGGACTGTGTCGAAATCGCGGATAAAGCCGGTATCACCAGCGTAATTCAACCGGGGGGCTCTATTAAGGATCAGTTGAGTATAGATTATTGCAATGAAAACGGAATTGCGATGGTAATGACCGGCACCCGTCATTTTAAACATTAA
- a CDS encoding GAF domain-containing protein: protein MAILNENRQTHFKLQQICELLKENIDHYDWVGFYFKNGDKDELKLGPYAGEPTDHTIIPFGKGICGQVAVSNQNFVVPDVQAQDNYIACSITVKAEIVVPLFVNGENIGQIDIDSNTPDPFTAEDERFLEFVNQQVAGILTKTV, encoded by the coding sequence ATGGCGATCCTAAATGAAAATAGGCAGACCCATTTTAAATTACAGCAAATATGCGAACTTCTTAAAGAAAATATTGACCATTACGATTGGGTAGGTTTCTATTTTAAAAATGGAGATAAGGATGAGCTAAAACTAGGGCCTTATGCCGGCGAACCTACGGATCATACCATAATTCCGTTCGGAAAAGGCATATGTGGGCAGGTTGCGGTTAGTAATCAGAATTTTGTAGTCCCTGATGTTCAAGCACAGGATAACTACATCGCCTGCAGCATTACCGTAAAGGCAGAAATCGTAGTCCCTTTATTTGTAAACGGTGAGAATATAGGACAAATAGATATTGACTCCAATACGCCCGATCCGTTCACCGCAGAAGACGAGCGCTTTTTGGAATTTGTGAACCAACAAGTGGCCGGTATACTTACCAAGACGGTTTAA
- the mreC gene encoding rod shape-determining protein MreC: MQQIINFILRYKTSLLYFLLMTIALAFTINSHSYHQSKFFNSANWFTGNIYSTSKGITDYFNLKEENRILLEENKRLRNIVFNQKTLDSIALDTANINYTVTAAHVVKNSFSNPRNYVTIDVGKRNNIEQDMGVITTKGILGIVENTSNKFSSVQSILNENSNINAKVKGTNHFGSLVWDGDDYTTVQLIDIPRLAKLTVGDTIVTGAMSSIFPENVPIGIIKKFDLNVSKSFYSIDVQLFNDMTNIKNVYVIGNLNKAEVKQLEAETENDQ; the protein is encoded by the coding sequence ATGCAGCAAATCATCAATTTTATTTTAAGATATAAAACTTCGTTGCTTTATTTCTTATTGATGACCATTGCCTTAGCCTTTACCATAAACTCGCACTCGTACCACCAATCAAAATTTTTTAATTCTGCCAATTGGTTTACGGGAAACATTTACAGCACATCCAAAGGAATAACCGATTATTTTAACCTTAAGGAGGAAAACAGGATACTTCTTGAAGAGAACAAACGATTGAGAAATATTGTCTTCAATCAAAAAACATTGGACAGTATTGCGTTAGACACTGCAAATATCAACTACACCGTTACCGCGGCACATGTTGTCAAGAACAGTTTTTCCAATCCTAGAAACTATGTTACCATTGATGTGGGAAAGCGTAATAATATAGAACAGGATATGGGTGTAATCACTACCAAAGGGATATTGGGCATCGTGGAAAATACATCCAATAAATTTTCATCAGTTCAGAGTATATTAAATGAAAATTCCAATATCAATGCAAAAGTAAAAGGCACTAACCATTTTGGCTCGCTGGTATGGGATGGGGACGATTATACCACGGTTCAACTTATTGATATTCCCCGATTGGCCAAATTAACCGTAGGCGATACAATAGTAACGGGTGCAATGAGCAGTATATTCCCCGAAAACGTACCTATTGGGATTATAAAGAAATTTGACCTCAACGTTTCAAAAAGTTTTTACAGTATTGACGTTCAGCTGTTCAATGATATGACCAACATCAAAAATGTGTACGTTATTGGCAACTTGAACAAGGCCGAAGTAAAACAATTGGAAGCAGAAACCGAAAATGACCAGTAA
- a CDS encoding DNA/RNA non-specific endonuclease: MKRRNVYTLLILVCIVGFWLFENFYTPDTYSDTTADQTGFKRAMLNKLMPTSTTGAIVSHNYYMLSYNEPYEQAEWVAYYLKREHLTNDDRKRPYFIEDPKVKTKSADWRNYKGSGYDRGHLCPAGDRRFSEQAYNETFYTSNISPQNREFNAGVWNRLEMQTRFWAKQHGELLVVTGGVLEKGLEEIGEEDVDVPQYFYKVISRGKGNNIKAVGFLMRNAPSDIFLESFLVPIDVIEKKTGIDFFPNLSDGQQSDLEGSVKKSGWEF; this comes from the coding sequence ATGAAAAGAAGAAATGTCTATACGCTATTGATTTTAGTATGTATTGTAGGTTTTTGGTTGTTCGAGAATTTTTATACACCAGATACGTATTCTGATACCACGGCTGATCAAACAGGTTTTAAAAGGGCAATGTTAAACAAACTAATGCCTACGTCCACAACAGGTGCCATTGTTTCGCACAATTACTACATGTTATCCTATAACGAACCTTATGAACAGGCAGAATGGGTGGCCTATTACCTAAAACGGGAACATTTGACCAATGACGATAGAAAACGCCCTTATTTTATCGAAGATCCAAAAGTAAAGACAAAATCTGCAGATTGGCGTAATTACAAGGGCTCAGGTTATGATAGGGGGCATTTGTGCCCAGCGGGTGACAGGCGTTTTTCCGAGCAGGCCTACAATGAAACTTTCTACACGAGCAACATTAGTCCGCAGAATAGGGAATTCAATGCAGGGGTCTGGAACCGATTGGAGATGCAAACAAGGTTTTGGGCAAAGCAGCATGGGGAACTTTTGGTAGTTACAGGGGGTGTTCTAGAAAAAGGGCTTGAAGAAATTGGTGAGGAAGATGTTGATGTACCCCAATATTTTTACAAGGTTATTTCAAGGGGGAAAGGAAACAACATCAAAGCCGTAGGATTCTTGATGCGGAATGCACCCAGTGATATATTCTTGGAAAGCTTTTTAGTACCTATTGATGTTATCGAAAAAAAAACGGGGATAGACTTTTTTCCGAACTTGTCGGATGGTCAACAAAGCGATTTGGAGGGTTCTGTAAAGAAATCAGGTTGGGAATTCTAA
- a CDS encoding rod shape-determining protein: protein MGFFDFLTEEIAIDLGTANTLIIHLDKVVVDSPSIVARDRISGKIIAVGKEANMMQGKTHENIKTIRPLKDGVIADFDASEKMINMFIKNIPALKKKWFPPALRMVICIPSGITEVEMRAVKESAERVNGKEVYLIHEPMAAAIGIGLDIMQPKGNMIVDIGGGTTEIAVIALGGIVCDKSVKIAGDVFTNDIIYYMRTQHNLYVGESTAEAIKIEIGSATEDLQSPPDEKSVQGRDLLTGKPKQVQISYREIAKALDKSILRVEDAVMETLSQTPPELAADIYNTGIYLAGGGSMLRGLDRRLSQKTDLPVYIAEDPLRAVVRGTGIALKNLERYKSILIK, encoded by the coding sequence ATGGGATTTTTTGATTTCTTAACCGAGGAAATAGCCATAGATTTAGGTACGGCGAACACCCTTATCATTCATTTGGACAAAGTTGTTGTAGACAGTCCATCTATTGTTGCAAGGGATAGAATTAGTGGCAAAATAATTGCGGTTGGCAAAGAAGCCAATATGATGCAAGGAAAAACCCATGAAAACATAAAAACGATCAGACCTTTAAAAGATGGTGTAATCGCAGATTTTGACGCATCCGAAAAGATGATCAATATGTTCATCAAAAACATTCCTGCATTAAAGAAAAAATGGTTTCCGCCTGCCCTCAGGATGGTCATTTGTATACCCTCTGGCATTACCGAGGTAGAAATGCGTGCGGTAAAAGAATCTGCCGAGCGAGTAAACGGCAAGGAAGTTTATTTGATACATGAGCCTATGGCAGCTGCTATCGGTATTGGGCTTGATATCATGCAACCTAAAGGAAACATGATCGTGGATATCGGTGGTGGTACTACTGAAATTGCCGTTATCGCCTTGGGCGGAATCGTTTGTGACAAATCCGTTAAGATTGCCGGTGATGTCTTTACGAACGACATCATTTATTACATGCGTACCCAACACAACCTTTATGTGGGCGAGAGTACAGCCGAAGCCATAAAAATTGAAATCGGTTCCGCTACCGAAGATTTACAATCCCCACCGGACGAAAAATCGGTACAAGGGCGCGACCTATTGACCGGAAAACCAAAACAAGTACAGATTTCCTATCGCGAAATCGCAAAAGCGCTGGATAAATCCATTCTTCGTGTCGAAGATGCGGTAATGGAAACCCTATCTCAGACCCCACCAGAATTGGCAGCCGATATTTACAATACCGGTATATATTTGGCAGGAGGTGGCTCTATGTTAAGAGGCCTGGACAGAAGGCTTTCACAAAAAACAGATTTACCGGTATATATTGCCGAAGACCCGCTAAGGGCCGTTGTACGTGGTACCGGAATCGCCTTGAAGAATTTGGAACGGTATAAAAGCATTCTTATTAAATAG
- the mrdA gene encoding penicillin-binding protein 2, producing the protein MKKLLLSSIIVIIGVTFIGRLSYLQIFSFSPDNIIEDTAIKRIYDYPERGYIYDRNGKLLVANQPAYDVMVIPREVEPFDTLEFCNLLGIDKEKFVKELKKARIYSPRLPSVLVPQLSKEDYARLQEKMRKYDGFYIQKRSLRYYDTKAAANVLGYISEVNERDLQKNKYYEQGELKGRTGVEKYYEELLRGRKGVQYIQKDRFNRVIGPYKEGIYDTLPEQGKEIGLTLDKVLQEYGESLMHGKRGGIVAIEPSSGEILAMISGPSYDPSLLVGRKRSRNYTELYYDSIAKPLFDRSISAEGSPGSPFKTLNALVALQEGVIQPNTQIRCYNGFYVGKNKKGCHCGGGLRNMNSGIYNSCNAYFAGTFRKIYEKFETTDQGMDVWEKHIKSFGLGDYLGSDIYTGRKGRIPGKEFYDKWYGDNRWSSSFIISNAIGQGEVAATPLQLANMTAAIANRGHFYTPHLLKQVNGEDITVKEYTEPKHTTIDKKHFEHVVQGMADVYTKGTAKWVRVPGIDIAGKTGTVENFTKIDGERVQLTDHSVFVAFAPVDKPKIALAVYIENGYYGARYAGHIASLLIEKYIKGEITRKDLEQRMLEKTLEHEYAKPYSGEPFKINEYAW; encoded by the coding sequence ATGAAAAAACTACTGCTATCGTCAATAATCGTAATTATAGGTGTAACCTTTATCGGGAGGTTATCTTATTTACAGATCTTTAGCTTTTCGCCGGACAATATCATAGAGGACACTGCTATTAAACGAATTTACGATTATCCAGAGCGAGGGTATATTTACGATAGAAACGGTAAACTTTTGGTAGCGAACCAACCTGCATATGATGTGATGGTCATCCCAAGGGAAGTCGAACCGTTTGATACCTTGGAGTTTTGCAACCTATTGGGAATCGATAAGGAAAAATTTGTTAAAGAACTGAAAAAAGCTAGAATCTACTCACCTCGGCTACCCTCGGTCTTAGTGCCCCAATTGTCTAAAGAAGATTATGCCCGACTTCAGGAAAAAATGCGCAAATACGACGGTTTTTATATCCAAAAGCGATCGTTGCGCTATTATGACACGAAAGCTGCGGCCAATGTGCTGGGGTATATCAGTGAGGTCAATGAGAGAGATTTACAAAAAAACAAGTATTACGAGCAAGGCGAACTAAAAGGAAGAACTGGAGTAGAAAAATACTATGAAGAATTGTTACGTGGCAGAAAAGGCGTACAGTACATTCAAAAGGACAGATTTAATAGGGTAATCGGCCCTTACAAGGAAGGTATATATGACACACTCCCCGAACAAGGGAAAGAAATAGGACTTACGCTGGACAAGGTTCTTCAAGAATACGGAGAAAGTCTCATGCACGGTAAACGTGGTGGTATCGTCGCCATAGAACCAAGTTCCGGTGAGATTCTCGCGATGATATCCGGCCCTTCATACGATCCTTCGTTGTTGGTAGGCAGAAAACGATCTAGAAACTACACAGAACTTTATTATGATAGTATAGCCAAACCACTTTTTGACCGATCTATCTCCGCCGAAGGTTCTCCCGGCTCTCCATTCAAAACCTTGAATGCCTTGGTAGCCCTACAGGAAGGGGTAATACAACCCAATACACAAATTAGATGCTACAATGGTTTTTACGTGGGGAAAAATAAAAAGGGATGCCATTGCGGTGGTGGCCTGCGAAATATGAACAGTGGTATCTATAATTCTTGCAATGCCTATTTTGCCGGTACATTCAGAAAAATTTATGAAAAATTCGAGACTACCGATCAAGGTATGGATGTTTGGGAGAAACACATCAAAAGCTTTGGTCTGGGCGACTATTTAGGTTCCGATATTTATACAGGTAGAAAGGGAAGAATACCGGGCAAGGAATTTTATGACAAATGGTACGGCGATAACAGATGGTCATCCTCTTTTATAATCTCAAACGCTATTGGGCAAGGCGAAGTGGCGGCAACGCCCTTACAATTGGCCAATATGACCGCTGCCATAGCGAATAGAGGGCATTTTTATACGCCCCATCTTTTGAAACAGGTAAACGGCGAGGATATTACCGTGAAAGAATATACAGAGCCAAAACACACTACAATTGATAAAAAGCATTTTGAACACGTAGTGCAAGGCATGGCTGATGTATATACTAAAGGAACCGCAAAATGGGTAAGGGTTCCTGGAATAGATATTGCCGGAAAAACAGGTACCGTTGAAAATTTTACCAAAATCGATGGGGAACGTGTTCAATTGACCGACCATTCGGTTTTTGTTGCTTTCGCCCCCGTTGACAAACCGAAGATAGCACTTGCCGTATACATTGAAAACGGATATTATGGAGCTAGATATGCAGGCCACATCGCATCCCTGCTGATAGAAAAATACATAAAAGGGGAAATCACAAGAAAGGATTTGGAACAACGCATGTTGGAAAAAACCTTGGAACATGAATATGCCAAGCCCTATAGCGGAGAACCGTTCAAGATAAACGAATATGCCTGGTAA
- a CDS encoding rod shape-determining protein MreD: MTSNYFRNIIRFSLLALVQVLIFNRMNFFGFINPMVYILFLYWYPIKENRALFLATGFLLGFTIDVFSDTLALHSAATVTIAYLRPTIMRFVFGVNYEFQNFKLSNSTTAQQITFLALLIIAHHLVFFVLEIFSLANFLLILKKVFATVAASLILCLLLRSLFTEAKE, from the coding sequence ATGACCAGTAATTATTTTAGAAATATCATCCGTTTTTCATTGCTTGCGCTTGTACAGGTCCTCATCTTTAATAGGATGAATTTTTTTGGTTTTATAAACCCGATGGTCTACATCCTATTTCTTTATTGGTATCCTATCAAAGAAAATAGAGCGCTCTTTTTGGCGACTGGTTTCTTGCTTGGTTTCACCATAGACGTTTTTTCCGATACCTTGGCCCTACATTCTGCGGCAACGGTCACAATAGCCTACCTAAGACCTACCATAATGCGGTTTGTTTTTGGGGTAAACTACGAGTTTCAAAATTTTAAGTTAAGTAATAGCACTACGGCACAACAAATTACGTTTTTGGCGTTATTGATAATAGCACATCATTTGGTATTTTTTGTATTGGAAATATTTAGTTTGGCCAACTTCTTGTTAATTTTAAAGAAAGTTTTTGCGACCGTTGCCGCATCATTGATATTATGCCTATTGTTAAGGTCACTTTTTACCGAAGCCAAGGAATAA
- the rodA gene encoding rod shape-determining protein RodA: protein MPGKSVLKRIDWLTVLLYLLLVAIGWTNIYSSTFSEESSSIFDFGQLYGKQFFFIGVSFAAIVVILALEASFYERFASILYIVSMVSLLGLFLFGKTIAGATSWYDLGFFNLQPSEFAKVATALALAKYLSDIQTDIKRRKDQLYAFLIILIPAILIVPQPDPGSALVFFSLVFVLFREGVPTFYLGIGILAILVFVTTLMFGTIWVGIVLGLLLILFLLLKKSSFKAPILPLLSFLVIAVLFSLSVNFVFNNVFEQRHRDRFSLWLRLEKDPKKLEQIRKTIGYNTYQSEKAIESGGFFGKGFLEGTRTKGDFVPEQHTDYIFSTVGEEWGFMGTATVILIFTLLFLRLIYLAERQKLAFSRMYGYGVISILFIHYFINVGMVIGVLPTIGIPLPFFSYGGSGLLFFTVLLFVFLKLDSNRLKEYL from the coding sequence ATGCCTGGTAAAAGTGTCCTTAAACGTATTGATTGGCTCACCGTTTTGCTTTATCTTTTATTAGTTGCCATAGGATGGACCAATATATACTCCAGTACATTTTCCGAAGAAAGTTCATCAATATTTGATTTTGGACAACTGTATGGCAAGCAATTCTTCTTTATAGGGGTAAGTTTTGCCGCCATAGTCGTTATTCTAGCCTTGGAAGCCAGTTTTTATGAGCGTTTTGCCAGCATTCTATATATTGTTTCCATGGTTTCCCTGCTCGGGCTGTTCCTCTTTGGCAAAACTATAGCGGGAGCGACCTCATGGTACGATCTTGGCTTTTTTAACCTACAGCCCTCTGAATTTGCAAAAGTGGCCACAGCATTGGCTCTTGCCAAATACCTAAGTGATATCCAAACCGATATCAAGCGAAGAAAAGACCAGCTCTACGCCTTTCTCATTATTTTGATACCAGCCATATTGATTGTTCCGCAACCTGATCCTGGTAGTGCCTTGGTATTTTTTTCATTGGTATTTGTTCTTTTTAGGGAAGGTGTTCCTACATTTTATTTGGGAATCGGTATTTTGGCCATTTTGGTATTCGTGACCACCTTGATGTTCGGCACCATATGGGTAGGCATTGTTCTGGGGCTTTTGCTGATACTTTTTTTATTACTTAAAAAATCATCTTTTAAGGCGCCCATACTCCCACTACTGTCATTTTTGGTTATTGCCGTTTTATTTTCCTTGTCGGTCAACTTTGTATTCAACAATGTTTTTGAACAACGACATAGAGATCGGTTCAGCTTATGGCTACGCTTGGAAAAAGACCCAAAAAAACTGGAACAGATACGTAAAACCATTGGGTATAACACATACCAATCTGAAAAAGCTATTGAATCCGGAGGGTTTTTTGGTAAAGGTTTTTTGGAAGGCACCCGTACCAAAGGTGATTTTGTACCGGAACAGCACACCGATTATATTTTTAGCACTGTTGGCGAAGAATGGGGTTTTATGGGAACAGCGACCGTTATCTTGATTTTTACCTTATTGTTTTTAAGATTGATTTATCTGGCAGAGCGGCAAAAACTTGCGTTTAGCAGAATGTACGGCTACGGGGTGATCTCTATTTTGTTCATCCATTATTTTATAAATGTGGGAATGGTCATAGGGGTACTACCCACTATTGGGATTCCCTTGCCATTTTTTAGTTACGGTGGGTCAGGATTACTGTTTTTTACAGTTTTGCTTTTTGTCTTTTTAAAGTTGGACTCCAACAGGCTTAAGGAATATCTTTAG
- a CDS encoding carboxy terminal-processing peptidase yields the protein MKKNLALGLLTVLIAVASCSFTNKSFELNDKDKLLLDLISYVLEKGHYEPKAINDDFSVNVFEDFIDVLDPTKRYFLEGDIKEFEKYKFQIDDQIKNTEIDFFNLVYDRLMERMDDAKKIYKEVLDRPFDYSAKETINIKYDEEPFAASKKELKERWRKQLKYATLGTYDSKLENKDNTLSLKEAEKTSRESTKKTLDEFFDFVDDLQRKDWFVQYINTIVDEFDPHTFYFAPEDKEKFDTSMSGKFEGIGARLQKKAEGAKITDIISGGPVWRDGRLEVGDLIIKVGQKGEEPIDIVGMRLDDAIKMIKGPEGTVVDLTVRKIDGSKETISLTRDVVELEESYAKSANIIKGNKKYGIINLPKFYVDFDDYSERNAATDVAKEVERLKEEGMEGLVLDLRDNGGGSLKTVVEMAGLFIKDGPVVQVRSSGEGKDVYDDKDERIQWDGPLVILVNELSASASEILAAAMQDYKRAIVIGSKQTFGKGTVQNVIPLDNIVRSNEHGDLGAIKLTTQKFYRINGGSTQLEGVKSDVVVPDKYSYIDLGERDQENPLSWDKITPADYEPWDGYIDYDKTIANSKKRMASNPQIKLIEENAKWIKSEQDETVISLNYDIYKKEYQKDREKSDYFKQINQYDSRLTFESLKYEQELFTKDSVLREKRDRWHVNLAKDVYVEEAVNVLQDLKMNNIKNGKLASVKG from the coding sequence ATGAAAAAAAACTTAGCCTTAGGTCTACTTACCGTTTTGATCGCTGTTGCCTCATGCAGCTTTACCAATAAATCGTTTGAACTCAATGACAAGGATAAACTTTTGTTGGACCTCATATCCTATGTTTTGGAAAAAGGCCACTATGAGCCCAAGGCTATTAATGACGATTTTTCGGTAAACGTTTTTGAGGATTTTATTGATGTTTTGGATCCAACGAAGCGATACTTTTTGGAAGGAGACATAAAGGAATTTGAAAAATACAAGTTTCAAATAGATGACCAAATAAAGAATACCGAGATCGATTTCTTTAATCTGGTTTACGATAGATTGATGGAAAGAATGGATGATGCCAAGAAGATATATAAAGAGGTGCTGGACAGGCCTTTTGATTATTCGGCCAAAGAAACCATCAATATAAAATATGATGAAGAGCCTTTTGCCGCTTCCAAAAAAGAGCTGAAAGAACGTTGGAGAAAGCAATTGAAATATGCGACTTTGGGCACATACGACTCCAAACTCGAGAATAAAGACAATACATTGTCCTTAAAGGAAGCCGAGAAAACTTCGCGTGAATCTACCAAAAAAACATTGGACGAATTCTTTGATTTCGTAGATGACCTGCAACGTAAAGATTGGTTTGTACAATACATCAATACCATTGTTGACGAATTTGACCCACATACTTTTTATTTTGCGCCCGAGGACAAAGAAAAGTTTGATACCAGCATGTCCGGTAAGTTTGAAGGCATTGGTGCACGTTTACAGAAAAAGGCCGAAGGTGCTAAAATTACCGATATCATTTCTGGGGGGCCGGTTTGGAGAGACGGTAGGTTAGAAGTTGGCGACCTTATCATAAAAGTGGGTCAAAAAGGAGAGGAACCCATTGATATTGTTGGTATGCGTTTAGACGATGCCATAAAAATGATAAAAGGCCCTGAAGGAACAGTGGTAGATTTGACCGTTAGAAAAATTGATGGCTCCAAAGAGACCATCTCTTTGACCAGGGATGTGGTAGAGTTGGAAGAATCATATGCCAAATCGGCCAACATTATCAAGGGCAATAAGAAATATGGCATCATAAATCTGCCTAAATTTTATGTAGATTTTGATGATTATAGCGAAAGAAATGCAGCAACCGATGTTGCCAAAGAAGTAGAACGCCTTAAAGAAGAAGGCATGGAAGGCTTGGTGTTGGATCTTCGCGATAATGGTGGCGGTTCATTAAAGACCGTTGTTGAAATGGCCGGACTTTTTATCAAAGATGGTCCCGTGGTACAAGTGCGTTCTAGCGGTGAGGGTAAAGATGTGTATGATGACAAAGATGAACGTATACAATGGGACGGCCCCTTGGTAATTTTGGTAAACGAGCTATCGGCTTCTGCATCCGAAATATTGGCGGCGGCCATGCAAGATTACAAACGTGCTATCGTAATCGGCAGTAAACAAACCTTCGGTAAAGGAACGGTACAGAATGTGATACCGTTGGATAACATAGTTCGCAGCAACGAACACGGTGATTTGGGCGCAATAAAGCTGACCACTCAAAAATTTTATCGAATAAACGGCGGATCTACACAATTGGAAGGGGTAAAAAGTGATGTTGTGGTACCGGACAAGTACAGTTATATCGACTTAGGGGAGCGCGATCAGGAAAACCCACTTTCTTGGGATAAAATAACCCCTGCCGATTATGAGCCATGGGATGGTTATATTGACTATGACAAGACCATTGCCAACAGTAAAAAGCGAATGGCATCAAACCCTCAAATAAAACTTATCGAAGAAAACGCAAAGTGGATAAAATCCGAACAAGATGAAACGGTTATCTCACTTAACTATGATATCTATAAGAAAGAGTATCAAAAGGATAGGGAAAAATCGGATTACTTTAAGCAGATCAATCAATATGATTCCCGGCTTACATTCGAGTCGCTCAAATATGAGCAGGAATTGTTCACAAAAGACTCCGTTCTTCGTGAAAAACGTGACCGTTGGCATGTTAATCTGGCCAAAGACGTGTATGTTGAGGAAGCGGTAAATGTTCTACAAGACTTAAAAATGAACAATATCAAAAATGGAAAATTGGCAAGCGTAAAAGGATAA